In the genome of Populus trichocarpa isolate Nisqually-1 chromosome 6, P.trichocarpa_v4.1, whole genome shotgun sequence, one region contains:
- the LOC7471583 gene encoding transcription factor HY5, producing MQEQAASSIPAYSFPSSSERSSSSAPQLEVKEGMESDEEIRRVPEMSGEPAGTSASGRETGSIAGPGRVQPAGEGQSQRKRGRSPADKENKRLKRLLRNRVSAQQARERKKAYLTELETRVKDLEKKNSELEEKLSTLQNENQMLRHILKNTTASRRGGSNSANADGSS from the exons atgcaaGAACAAGCAGCCAGTTCAATTCCTGCTTATTCTTTTCCGTCTAGCAGTGAGAGATCTTCAAGTTCTGCTCCTCAACTTGAAGTCAAAGAAG gtaTGGAGAGTGATGAGGAAATAAGAAGAGTGCCAGAGATGAGCGGTGAACCGGCCGGGACATCAGCCTCTGGCAGAGAGACCGGTTCAATTGCCGGTCCGGGCAGAGTGCAGCCTGCAGGAGAGGGACAAAGtcagagaaagagaggaaggaGTCCAGCtgacaaagaaaacaagaggCTAAAGAG GTTGTTGAGGAATAGAGTATCAGCCCAGCAAGCAAGGGAGAGGAAGAAGGCTTACTTGACTGAGTTGGAAACACGAGTTAAAGACTTGGAAAAGAAGAATTCTGAGCTTGAAGAGAAGCTTTCTACCTTgcagaatgagaatcaaatgcTTAGACAT ATACTGAAGAACACAACAGCAAGCAGGAGAGGAGGCAGCAATAGTGCTAATGCAGATGGCTCTTCATGA
- the LOC7471579 gene encoding uncharacterized protein LOC7471579 — translation MSYNTSAAGSGSRNTTRTFEFGRTHVVRPKGKHQATIVWLHGLGDKGSSWSQLLETLPLPNIKWICPTAPTRPVAIFGGFPCTAWSDVGDISEDAPDDLEGLDASAAHVANLLSTEPADIKLGVGGFSMGAATALYSATCHIFGQYGNGNLYPVNLSAIVGLSGWLPCSRTLRNRMERSDEAARRAASLPILLCHGSGDDVVAHKHGEKSAQALSSAGFRNLTFRSYNGLGHYTIPEEMDEVCNWLTTRIGLEGPRS, via the exons ATGAGCTACAATACCTCCGCTGCAGGATCTG GCAGTAGGAATACTACAAGAACATTTGAGTTTGGAAGGACCCATGTGGTGAGGCCTAAAGGAAAGCACCAGGCCACTATAGTTTGGCTGCATGGCCTTGGTGATAAGGGCTCAAG CTGGTCCCAGCTCTTGGAAACCCTTCCCCTTCCAAAT ATTAAATGGATATGCCCAACTGCTCCAACCAGGCCAGTAGCAATATTTGGTGGATTTCCATGCACTGCTT GGTCTGATGTTGGGGATATTTCGGAAGATGCCCCTGATGATTTGGAGGGGCTAGATGCTTCAGCAGCGCATGTTGCAAATCTTTTATCGACCGAGCCTGCTGATA TCAAACTTGGTGTAGGTGGCTTCAGTATGGGAGCTGCAACCGCCCTCTACTCTGCCACATGCCACATTTTTGGGCAATATGGGAATGGAAACCTGTACCCAGTCAACTTAAGTGCAATTGTTGGTCTAAGTGGCTGGCTTCCATGTTCAAG GACCTTGAGGAACCGGATGGAAAGATCAGATGAAGCTGCAAGACGTGCAGCATCCTTGCCCATCTTGCTCTGCCATGGCTCAG GTGATGATGTGGTTGCACATAAACATGGAGAGAAATCAGCACAAGCATTAAGTTCAGCTGGATTCCGTAATCTTACATTTAGAAGCTATAATGG GCTTGGCCATTACACAATCCCTGAAGAGATGGATGAAGTTTGTAATTGGCTAACCACGAGGATAGGTCTCGAAGGGCCACGGTCTTAA
- the LOC7495765 gene encoding uncharacterized protein LOC7495765 produces the protein MSRPGDWNCRSCQHLNFQRRDSCQRCGDPRPGERDHYGSFGGRSSGGSFGFTGPDVRPGDWYCTAGNCGAHNFASRSSCFKCGVSKDESSGGGLDADMSRMRGYGFGGGGGGGSGSSRNWKSGDWICTRSGCNEHNFASRTECYRCNAPRESSSNKSSY, from the exons ATGAGCAGACCAGGAGATTGGAATTGCAGGTCATGCCAGCACTTGAACTTTCAAAGGAGGGACTCATGCCAGCGTTGCGGTGATCCAAGGCCCGGAGAGAGAGATCACTATGGAAGTTTCGGTGGAAGATCATCAGGGGGCTCATTCGGATTTACGGGCCCTGATGTTAGGCCTGGTGATTGGTATTGCACGGCTGGCAATTGTGGAGCTCACAACTTTGCTAGTCGTTCAAGCTGCTTCAAGTGTGGTGTGTCCAAGGATGAATCCTCTGGTGGTGGACTTGATGCTGACATGTCACGGATGAGAGGTTATGGCTTCGGCGGAGGCGGAGGCGGAGGCAGTGGCTCTAGCCGTAATTGGAAATCCGGAGACTGGATTTGCACCAG GTCCGGTTGCAACGAGCACAACTTTGCTAGCAGGACTGAATGCTATAGATGCAATGCACCAAGAGAATCTAGCAGCAACAAGTCTTCGTATTAA
- the LOC7471580 gene encoding CRC domain-containing protein TSO1 isoform X2, translated as MDSPKTTTTTTTTTTTTISATATTVSLSDSPPVQESPFSNYISNLSPIKPVNTAHVAHGLLGINSPPLVFKSPHTASDRQINLLRRFQYPQISGAETSKIDDGSKKSIDGPEDMGKSSICLTSNLIVDSQTSDNVNNSEQDQPGSSSGCVDEYLSDPVDADCADSVNLVNPNVKKSDDALQSSESNLTNLKIVESDDINDKGTKGEVSQARPEQDGEDPKEQPTSENKMEKIKEEGSLAKQPSHVCPNFGSDLLVDHASRQQCYTSGAQVSQLQRGMSRRCLQFEQAQQETTKDGTYSPNPAINLFGSISPASSTELEILDSSQVELTISSHKEQTMSAMFSANISGKCPVAVSKPSGIGLHLNSIVNTLPMGSGASGPIMSHHLVENKISCSKLSNLVERVSLTAGDGVLQTKASLATSSTTSESFHNMESFNNLQPPEHQVTPHNKRRFSSEHAGNFEDFSPSSPKKKRKKASSTDGDGCKRCNCRKTKCLKLYCDCFAAGIYCAAICACQGCFNRPEYEDTVLETRQQIESRNPLAFAPKIVQHVTEFQAIDVEDVDLFTPYSGRHKTGCNCKRSMCVKKYCECYQANVGCSNACRCEGCRNIHGRKEEYAMTQEIVSNRANEESLEGMADEKLEMVANNKFLHTELYDLRSLTPPTPSFEYLSHEKDAPKSRLLPGRYVLSSESDFSMLPSYAKSVSSPSNSQGNDMLPKTSITLDIVSHGQELDYNITEITGQFSPQFDELADFSDHTPLPNPSSIMMASSASSKTQDKANVSQPRVYPGSARLSSGSSLHWYSSPITPMTRLGETKNQAQDSDCGLYDILEDDTPEILKDSSAPITSVKASSPNKKRVSPPHSHIREFQSSSSAGLKSGRGRKFILKSVPSFPPLTPCLDSKDCTQQKY; from the exons ATGGATTCTCctaaaaccaccaccaccaccaccaccaccacaacaaccACCATTTCCGCCACTGCCACCACCGTTAGTTTATCAGATTCTCCCCCAGTTCAA GAATCCCCATTTTCTAATTACATAAGCAATCTATCGCCTATTAAGCCTGTCAACACTGCACATGTAGCACATGGACTCCTAGGAATCAATTCCCCTCCACTTGTCTTCAAGTCACCACATACAGCATCAGACCGTCAAATAAATCTCTTGCGAAG GTTTCAATATCCTCAGATATCTGGGGCAGAAACATCTAAGATTGACGATGGAAGCAAGAAATCTATTGATGGTCCGGAGGATATGGGGAAATCGAGCATCTGTTTGACTAGCAATCTGATTGTTGACTCCCAAACAAGCGACAATGTCAATAACTCTGAACAAGACCAACCTGGCAGCTCCTCAGGCTGTGTTGATGAGTACTTATCTGATCCTGTGGATGCAGATTGTGCAGACTCTGTTAATTTGGTAAACCCAAACGTGAAAAAATCTGATGATGCACTTCAGTCATCAGAAAGTAATTTAACCAACTTGAAAATAGTAGAATCTGATGACATAAATGATAAGGGGACGAAAGGGGAGGTGTCTCAGGCCAGGCCTGAGCAAGATGGAGAGGATCCTAAGGAGCAGCCAACATCTGAAAATAAGATGGAAAAGATTAAAGAGGAGGGAAGCCTTGCCAAACAACCATCTCATGTTTGCCCAAATTTTGGGTCTGACTTGCTTGTAGACCATGCTTCTAGGCAACAATGCTACACTTCAGGGGCTCAG GTCAGTCAGCTCCAACGTGGCATGAGTAGACGCTGCCTTCAGTTTGAACAAGCTCAACAGGAAACTACAAAGGATGGTACCTATTCTCCAAATCCAGCAATCAATTTATTTGGTTCAATATCACCTGCTTCCAGTACAGAATTGGAGATTTTGGATTCATCTCAGGTGGAGCTAACTATCTCTTCCCACAAGGAGCAAACTATGAGTGCTATGTTTTCCGCTAATATAAGTGGAAAGTGTCCCGTAGCTGTTTCCAAGCCTTCAGGTATTGGCTTGCATCTCAATAGCATTGTCAACACTTTGCCAATGGGAAGCGGTGCATCAGGACCTATCATGAGCCACCATTTAGTGGAGAACAAAATTAGTTGCTCCAAACTATCAAATTTAGTTGAGAGAGTCTCATTAACTGCGGGAGATGGAGTGCTCCAAACTAAGGCTTCACTTGCTACAAGCTCTACCACTTCTGAGTCTTTTCACAACATGGAATCTTTTAATAACTTGCAGCCACCAGAACATCAGGTAACTCCACACAATAAGAGGAGATTTAGTTCAGAGCACGCTGGCAATTTTGAGGACTTCAGCCCATCAAGCCCCAAGAAGAAAAG GAAGAAAGCATCAAGCACTGATGGTGATGGTTGCAAACGTTGCAACTGTAGGAAGACTAAATGTTTGAAACT ATACTGTGATTGTTTTGCAGCCGGAATCTACTGTGCTGCAATTTGTGCTTGCCAGGGGTGCTTTAACAGGCCTGAATATGAAGATACTGTTCTTGAAACACGACAACAAATTGAATCACGTAATCCACTTGCTTTCGCTCCAAAGATTGTACAGCATGTGACTGAGTTTCAAGCAATCGATGTG GAAGATGTAGACCTGTTTACACCGTACTCAGGGAGGCATAAGACAGGATGCAATTGCAAAAGGTCAATGTGTGTGAAAAAGTATTGTGAATGCTATCAG gCTAATGTCGGATGCTCCAATGCTTGTCGATGTGAAGGGTGCAGAAATATCCACGGTAGGAAAGAAG AATATGCCATGACTCAAGAAATAGTAAGCAACAGAGCTAATGAAGAAAGTTTAGAAGGCATGGCTGATGAGAAATTGGAAATGGTTgcaaacaataaatttttacataCTGAGCTATACGATCTGCGCAGCCTCACACCACCAACACCATCATTTGAGTACTTAAG CCATGAAAAGGATGCACCAAAATCCCGACTCCTTCCTGGTAGGTATGTCTTATCGTCTGAGTCTGATTTTTCTATGCTGCCATCTTATGCAAAATCCGTAAGTTCTCCAAGCAATTCACAAGGCAACGACATGCTTCCAAAAACAAGTATAACCCTCGACATAGTTTCCCACGGCCAGGAACTAGATTATAACATTACTGAAATAACGGGCCAATTCTCACCACAATTTGATGAACTTGCCGATTTCTCTGATCATACTCCACTGCCAAATCCGTCCTCAATCATGATGGCTTCTTCGGCTTCGTCTAAAACACAGGACAAGGCAAATGTTTCACAACCTCGGGTGTATCCTGGAAGTGCTCGTCTCTCATCTGGCAGTTCTCTTCATTGGTACAGTTCACCAATTACCCCAATGACTCGGTTAGGTGAGACAAAAAATCAAGCACAGGACTCTGATTGTGGGCTTTATGACATTCTGGAAGATGACACACCCGAAATATTAAAGGATTCTTCTGCCCCTATCACATCTGTTAAAGCAAGCTCTCCTAATAAAAAGCGAGTTTCTCCGCCTCACAGTCACATTCGAGAGTTTCAATCGAGCTCTTCAGCAGGCTTGAAAAGTGGGCGCGGGCGCAAGTTCATTTTGAAATCTGTGCCTTCTTTCCCGCCCCTCACTCCTTGTCTCGATTCCAAAGATTGCACCCAACAGAAATACTAG
- the LOC7471581 gene encoding uncharacterized protein LOC7471581 — protein sequence MMVYRYVQKFLTGAKCFEYKRNRVIYLNLRLFHSSGETQEEVLPIEWYEKVFPKITELTHQLKHVDMIDGRLVNVNDGSVIVDEYIQNKMHTLKSLVRFFVGSPSVQQKVSENVKGLLVDGKCRNPGVSFSKSSEREPMVVDSLTKVSNFLNVSAQQRKVVRFTICQQVTQHRIWRAALEEILNELKSEMDLLNYNCLGQGNNMGYQIVSSCLKFLSDMDTSSEHDSTSWMRLAPAKRVGYPPSCGDWEDVLEMFHDLIQCLKSEKWSVHHVGKLEAMKEGLSQIKDVSIDKSLGYKDVQHQENLVQKKLSNTLGHSSRCLFTLLLYYLYGHVRDIEVDIRGGIYGGGGESAFLLSMGRILTSDEEEMVWSGMKQLDRALRVFKFVWEIAGMKGVLELQGHLWCVGAMDRTLTYRGNRFFVHGISL from the coding sequence ATGATGGTGTATAGATATGTACAGAAGTTTCTCACCGGTGCAAAGTGCTTTGAATACAAGAGAAATAGAGTTATCTATTTGAATTTGAGGTTGTTTCACTCATCCGGAGAAACCCAAGAAGAGGTTTTGCCTATTGAATGGTATGAGAAAGTGTTTCCAAAGATAACAGAATTGACCCACCAGTTAAAACATGTGGATATGATTGATGGAAGGTTAGTGAATGTCAATGATGGGTCTGTCATTGTTGATGAGTACATTCAGAATAAGATGCACACTTTGAAGTCACTTGTAAGGTTTTTTGTTGGGTCTCCATCGGTTCAGCAAAAAGTTTCGGAAAATGTGAAGGGGTTGTTAGTTGATGGAAAATGTAGGAACCCAGGTGTCAGTTTTAGTAAATCAAGTGAAAGAGAGCCAATGGTTGTGGATTCACTTACTAAAGTCAGTAACTTTCTTAATGTATCTGCACAACAGAGGAAGGTAGTGCGTTTCACTATATGCCAACAGGTTACACAGCATCGGATTTGGCGAGCTGCGCTGGAGGAGATACTAAATGAGCTGAAATCAGAGATggatttattgaattataattgtttaggCCAAGGGAACAACATGGGGTATCAGATTGTTTCAAGCTGTTTAAAGTTCTTAAGTGATATGGATACTTCGTCTGAGCATGACTCCACATCGTGGATGAGGCTTGCACCTGCTAAACGTGTTGGTTATCCTCCTAGTTGTGGTGACTGGGAGGATGTTCTTGAGATGTTTCATGATCTTATTCAGTGtttgaaaagtgaaaagtgGTCAGTTCATCATGTGGGGAAGCTTGAAGCCATGAAAGAAGGTTTGTCTCAAATCAAGGATGTGTCAATTGATAAAAGTCTTGGATACAAGGACGTTCAACATCAAGAAAACCTGGTTCAGAAGAAGCTCTCCAATACGTTGGGTCACTCTTCCCGCTGTTTGTTCACACTTCTATTGTATTACCTTTATGGACATGTTAGAGACATCGAAGTTGACATACGTGGTGGCATTTATGGTGGTGGTGGGGAGAGTGCATTCCTCTTGAGCATGGGAAGGATTTTGACTTCAGATGAGGAGGAGATGGTTTGGAGTGGGATGAAGCAGCTAGACAGGGCTCTTAGAGTATTCAAGTTCGTATGGGAAATAGCAGGGATGAAAGGAGTTCTGGAGCTGCAAGGTCATCTATGGTGTGTTGGGGCCATGGATAGGACACTCACATATAGAGGAAACCGATTTTTTGTACATGGGATTAGTCTTTGA
- the LOC7495767 gene encoding protein OVEREXPRESSOR OF CATIONIC PEROXIDASE 3: protein MAFALSSSSASTAFQSLTSLHSSDGLHLRPSNLLLPRHSLATSTLAFSRRRNHNSTVTSSSKKKKKSVSKKEVREEDEIDEDAFEALFGMLEEDLKSDDLSTGDGDDENGDLSEKDLEKLQRELEEALGVGGDDDVEVEMASSVGDDVEDNDGDEEEEEEGERPVMLKNWQLRRLARVLKIGRRKTGIKSLAAELCLDRAIVLNLLRDPPPNLVMMSAALPDEPAPTLVMPETKPSEIVPEETREENVVKSESEMKLPVHVRQDSWFARKRLKKVHVETLERVYRRTKRPTNTMISSIVHVTNLPRKRVVKWFEDKRAGDGVPEHRNPFQRSVPETVSSS from the exons ATGGCGTTCGCTCTGTCATCTTCAAGCGCCTCAACAGCATTTCAAAGCTTAACATCTTTACACTCTAGTGATGGACTCCATCTGAGGCCATCCAATCTCCTTCTTCCACGTCACTCTCTTGCTACATCCACCCTCGCCTTCTCTCGCCGTCGAAACCACAACTCCACAGTCACTTCctcttcaaagaaaaagaag aaaagtGTATCTAAGAAGGAAGTgagggaagaagatgagatagatgaagatgcATTTGAGGCATTGTTTGGTATGTTAGAAGAAGACCTtaaaagtgatgatttgtcaaCGGGTGATGGCGATGATGAAAATGGTGATTTAAGTGAAAAAGACCTTGAAAAGCTTCAACGTGAGTTAGAGGAGGCACTAGGAGTTGGTGGAGATGATGATGTTGAGGTAGAAATGGCTAGTTCAGTTGGGGATGATGTTGAGGATAATGAcggtgatgaagaagaagaggaggaggggGAAAGACCTGTGATGCTTAAGAATTGGCAACTTCGGAGACTTGCACGAGTTTTAAAAATTGGGCGCCGCAAAACAGGT ATTAAAAGTCTTGCTGCAGAGCTTTGTCTTGATAGGGCTATTGTTCTTAACTTGCTTCGTGACCCTCCTCCAAATCTTGTCATGATGAGTGCTGCATTACCTGATGAACCTGCACCTACACTGGTGATGCCGGAAACTAAACCAAGTGAAATTGTTCCTGAAGAAACAAGAGAGGAGAATGTTGTAAAATCCGAGAGTGAGATGAAATTGCCAGTTCATGTTAGGCAGGATAGTTGGTTTGCTCGAAAGAGACTGAAGAAAGTCCATGTTGAAACTCTTGAAAGAGTCTATAGAAGAACTAAGAGGCCCACT AACACAATGATTAGCAGCATTGTACATGTGACAAACCTGCCCCGGAAAAGAGTGGTGAAATGGTTTGAAGATAAACGTGCTGGAGATGGTGTTCCTGAACATCGGAACCCATTTCAAAGGTCTGTTCCTGAAACTGTATCTTCAAGTTGA
- the LOC7495766 gene encoding uncharacterized protein LOC7495766 has translation MATSTAAAAGTSTATTRRRSWVSNLTSYAARIYFFIIFLQVPLFRIPCRSGMCSTPIHVTSSQLIASEIFPVPVVKALLYPGAVVNGLVRNMTVPSWDKLLNIYNLTSAKEAPAVTDLQRLEVLAGSYFSVAGALVGILKPGRMSMFGTLLIIWGLVKEGILGKPANTDPAKAVYVYPTMLIALVCAFSAVKYDMKKVVRSAPPRPIAKPLQRSSKSKLK, from the exons ATGGCAACATCAACTGCAGCGGCAGCAGGAAcatcaacagcaacaacaaggAGGAGGAGTTGGGTAAGCAATCTAACATCATACGCAGCTCGCATctatttcttcatcatctttctccAGGTCCCCCTTTTCAG gATACCATGTAGATCAGGCATGTGCTCAACGCCAATCCATGTGACATCCTCCCAGTTGATTGCTAGTGAGATCTTTCCTGTTCCTGTAGTGAAAGCTCTTCTCTACCCTGGAGCCGTTGTGAATGGTCTTGTAAGGAACATGACTGTTCCGAGCTGGGATAAGCTGTTGAATATCTATAACTTGACCAGTGCGAAGGAAGCACCTGCAGTAACTGATCTTCAGCGCTTAGAG GTTCTTGCTGGAAGCTACTTTTCTGTGGCTGGAGCTCTTGTTGGCATTCTAAAACCTGGGAGGATGAGCATGTTTGGAACACTTCTTATTATCTGGGGGCTTGTCAAGGAAGGGATCCTGGGAAAGCCAGCGAATACAGATCCTGCTAAGGCTGTATATGTATACCCAACAATGTTGATTGCCCTGGTCTGTGCCTTCTCGGCTGTGAAGTATGATATGAAGAAGGTTGTGAGAAGTGCCCCGCCTCGGCCCATTGCAAAGCCTCTGCAGAGATCTTCAAAATCTAAGCTGAAATGA
- the LOC7471580 gene encoding CRC domain-containing protein TSO1 isoform X1, whose product MDSPKTTTTTTTTTTTTISATATTVSLSDSPPVQESPFSNYISNLSPIKPVNTAHVAHGLLGINSPPLVFKSPHTASDRQINLLRRFQYPQISGAETSKIDDGSKKSIDGPEDMGKSSICLTSNLIVDSQTSDNVNNSEQDQPGSSSGCVDEYLSDPVDADCADSVNLVNPNVKKSDDALQSSESNLTNLKIVESDDINDKGTKGEVSQARPEQDGEDPKEQPTSENKMEKIKEEGSLAKQPSHVCPNFGSDLLVDHASRQQCYTSGAQVAHPHEPIQLITYNGSEVSQLQRGMSRRCLQFEQAQQETTKDGTYSPNPAINLFGSISPASSTELEILDSSQVELTISSHKEQTMSAMFSANISGKCPVAVSKPSGIGLHLNSIVNTLPMGSGASGPIMSHHLVENKISCSKLSNLVERVSLTAGDGVLQTKASLATSSTTSESFHNMESFNNLQPPEHQVTPHNKRRFSSEHAGNFEDFSPSSPKKKRKKASSTDGDGCKRCNCRKTKCLKLYCDCFAAGIYCAAICACQGCFNRPEYEDTVLETRQQIESRNPLAFAPKIVQHVTEFQAIDVEDVDLFTPYSGRHKTGCNCKRSMCVKKYCECYQANVGCSNACRCEGCRNIHGRKEEYAMTQEIVSNRANEESLEGMADEKLEMVANNKFLHTELYDLRSLTPPTPSFEYLSHEKDAPKSRLLPGRYVLSSESDFSMLPSYAKSVSSPSNSQGNDMLPKTSITLDIVSHGQELDYNITEITGQFSPQFDELADFSDHTPLPNPSSIMMASSASSKTQDKANVSQPRVYPGSARLSSGSSLHWYSSPITPMTRLGETKNQAQDSDCGLYDILEDDTPEILKDSSAPITSVKASSPNKKRVSPPHSHIREFQSSSSAGLKSGRGRKFILKSVPSFPPLTPCLDSKDCTQQKY is encoded by the exons ATGGATTCTCctaaaaccaccaccaccaccaccaccaccacaacaaccACCATTTCCGCCACTGCCACCACCGTTAGTTTATCAGATTCTCCCCCAGTTCAA GAATCCCCATTTTCTAATTACATAAGCAATCTATCGCCTATTAAGCCTGTCAACACTGCACATGTAGCACATGGACTCCTAGGAATCAATTCCCCTCCACTTGTCTTCAAGTCACCACATACAGCATCAGACCGTCAAATAAATCTCTTGCGAAG GTTTCAATATCCTCAGATATCTGGGGCAGAAACATCTAAGATTGACGATGGAAGCAAGAAATCTATTGATGGTCCGGAGGATATGGGGAAATCGAGCATCTGTTTGACTAGCAATCTGATTGTTGACTCCCAAACAAGCGACAATGTCAATAACTCTGAACAAGACCAACCTGGCAGCTCCTCAGGCTGTGTTGATGAGTACTTATCTGATCCTGTGGATGCAGATTGTGCAGACTCTGTTAATTTGGTAAACCCAAACGTGAAAAAATCTGATGATGCACTTCAGTCATCAGAAAGTAATTTAACCAACTTGAAAATAGTAGAATCTGATGACATAAATGATAAGGGGACGAAAGGGGAGGTGTCTCAGGCCAGGCCTGAGCAAGATGGAGAGGATCCTAAGGAGCAGCCAACATCTGAAAATAAGATGGAAAAGATTAAAGAGGAGGGAAGCCTTGCCAAACAACCATCTCATGTTTGCCCAAATTTTGGGTCTGACTTGCTTGTAGACCATGCTTCTAGGCAACAATGCTACACTTCAGGGGCTCAG GTTGCTCATCCACATGAACCTATTCAACTCATAACATATAATGGTTCAGAG GTCAGTCAGCTCCAACGTGGCATGAGTAGACGCTGCCTTCAGTTTGAACAAGCTCAACAGGAAACTACAAAGGATGGTACCTATTCTCCAAATCCAGCAATCAATTTATTTGGTTCAATATCACCTGCTTCCAGTACAGAATTGGAGATTTTGGATTCATCTCAGGTGGAGCTAACTATCTCTTCCCACAAGGAGCAAACTATGAGTGCTATGTTTTCCGCTAATATAAGTGGAAAGTGTCCCGTAGCTGTTTCCAAGCCTTCAGGTATTGGCTTGCATCTCAATAGCATTGTCAACACTTTGCCAATGGGAAGCGGTGCATCAGGACCTATCATGAGCCACCATTTAGTGGAGAACAAAATTAGTTGCTCCAAACTATCAAATTTAGTTGAGAGAGTCTCATTAACTGCGGGAGATGGAGTGCTCCAAACTAAGGCTTCACTTGCTACAAGCTCTACCACTTCTGAGTCTTTTCACAACATGGAATCTTTTAATAACTTGCAGCCACCAGAACATCAGGTAACTCCACACAATAAGAGGAGATTTAGTTCAGAGCACGCTGGCAATTTTGAGGACTTCAGCCCATCAAGCCCCAAGAAGAAAAG GAAGAAAGCATCAAGCACTGATGGTGATGGTTGCAAACGTTGCAACTGTAGGAAGACTAAATGTTTGAAACT ATACTGTGATTGTTTTGCAGCCGGAATCTACTGTGCTGCAATTTGTGCTTGCCAGGGGTGCTTTAACAGGCCTGAATATGAAGATACTGTTCTTGAAACACGACAACAAATTGAATCACGTAATCCACTTGCTTTCGCTCCAAAGATTGTACAGCATGTGACTGAGTTTCAAGCAATCGATGTG GAAGATGTAGACCTGTTTACACCGTACTCAGGGAGGCATAAGACAGGATGCAATTGCAAAAGGTCAATGTGTGTGAAAAAGTATTGTGAATGCTATCAG gCTAATGTCGGATGCTCCAATGCTTGTCGATGTGAAGGGTGCAGAAATATCCACGGTAGGAAAGAAG AATATGCCATGACTCAAGAAATAGTAAGCAACAGAGCTAATGAAGAAAGTTTAGAAGGCATGGCTGATGAGAAATTGGAAATGGTTgcaaacaataaatttttacataCTGAGCTATACGATCTGCGCAGCCTCACACCACCAACACCATCATTTGAGTACTTAAG CCATGAAAAGGATGCACCAAAATCCCGACTCCTTCCTGGTAGGTATGTCTTATCGTCTGAGTCTGATTTTTCTATGCTGCCATCTTATGCAAAATCCGTAAGTTCTCCAAGCAATTCACAAGGCAACGACATGCTTCCAAAAACAAGTATAACCCTCGACATAGTTTCCCACGGCCAGGAACTAGATTATAACATTACTGAAATAACGGGCCAATTCTCACCACAATTTGATGAACTTGCCGATTTCTCTGATCATACTCCACTGCCAAATCCGTCCTCAATCATGATGGCTTCTTCGGCTTCGTCTAAAACACAGGACAAGGCAAATGTTTCACAACCTCGGGTGTATCCTGGAAGTGCTCGTCTCTCATCTGGCAGTTCTCTTCATTGGTACAGTTCACCAATTACCCCAATGACTCGGTTAGGTGAGACAAAAAATCAAGCACAGGACTCTGATTGTGGGCTTTATGACATTCTGGAAGATGACACACCCGAAATATTAAAGGATTCTTCTGCCCCTATCACATCTGTTAAAGCAAGCTCTCCTAATAAAAAGCGAGTTTCTCCGCCTCACAGTCACATTCGAGAGTTTCAATCGAGCTCTTCAGCAGGCTTGAAAAGTGGGCGCGGGCGCAAGTTCATTTTGAAATCTGTGCCTTCTTTCCCGCCCCTCACTCCTTGTCTCGATTCCAAAGATTGCACCCAACAGAAATACTAG